A single region of the Xiphophorus maculatus strain JP 163 A chromosome 3, X_maculatus-5.0-male, whole genome shotgun sequence genome encodes:
- the acbd7 gene encoding acyl-CoA-binding domain-containing protein 7, producing MSVEEEFKKVADQVKNMKTKPTDDEILILYSLYKQAMVGDVNIDKPGLTDLKGKAKWEAWESRKGMSKADAMAAYIKHAKELFSKYGV from the exons ATGTCCGTCGAG GAAGAGTTCAAGAAAGTGGCAGACCAGGTGAAGAATATGAAAACGAAGCCTACAGATGACGAGATACTGATCCTGTACAGTCTGTATAAACAGGCCATGGTTGGAGACGTTAACATAG ACAAGCCGGGGCTAACTGACctaaaaggaaaagcaaagtgGGAAGCTTGGGAATCCAGGAAAG GAATGTCCAAAGCGGACGCGATGGCTGCCTATATCAAGCATGCTAAGGAGCTTTTCAGCAAATATGGGGTGTAA
- the crot gene encoding peroxisomal carnitine O-octanoyltransferase isoform X1, with protein sequence MASRLAGTLAERTFQYQNSLPPLPVPLLDGSLSKYLDAVHPFASEAEFNATVEIVRKFREGVGKELHQKLLQRAKERRNWLEEWWLDTAYLEVRIPSQLNVNFGGPGPYLEHFWPPAEGSSLQRTSIITWHTLQYWDLLRTERLAPQKAGKTPLDMDQFRMLYCTCKVPGVKKDTIRNYFKTVSEGPCPSHLVVMCRGRIFTFDALFDGQILSPPELLRQLIFVKERCEGEPEGDGVSALTSDERTRWAKAREHLISIDPHNKTILETIQSSLFVISLDESKPYSTPENYTNLTAAALTGNPTIRWGDKSYNSIAFADGTFGSTCDHSPYDAMVLVSMCWYLDQQIRATEGQWKGSDTVRQIPLPEELLFTLDEKAYSDIHHAKQQYLESTQDLQIVCYAFTAFGKSAIKQKKLHPDTFIQLAMQLAYQRLHKKPGSCYETATTRRFYHARTETMRPCTREAVTWCKAMMDPACDANGRRTAMLSAFNKHNKLMSEAQDGNGFDRHLLGLYLIAKEEGRPTPELFSDPLYSRSGGGGNFVLSSSLVGYTTVMGAVAPMVHHGYGFFYRIRDDRIVISITAWKSCHETDAASLFNVFSSSMHEMLQLATTSQL encoded by the exons ATGGCCAGTCGATTGGCAGGTACTCTGGCTGAGCGGACCTTTCAGTACCAGAACAGTTTGCCTCCCCTGCCTGTACCTCTGCTAGACGGAAGCCTTTCTAAGTACCTGGATGCAG TTCATCCGTTTGCATCAGAAGCAGAGTTCAATGCTACAGTGGAGATTGTGAGGAAATTCAGAGAAGGTGTTGGAAAAGAGCTACACCAGAAACTGCTGCAGAGAGCCAAAGAAAGGAGGAACTGG CTGGAGGAGTGGTGGTTAGACACAGCCTACCTGGAGGTCCGAATCCCCTCTCAGCTGAATGTAAACTTTGGAGGTCCTGGGCCGTACTTGGAGCATTTCTGGCCTCCTGCTGAAGGAAGTTCTCTGCAGAGGACCAGTATTATAACATGGCACACGCTGCAGTACTGGGACCTGCTCCGCAC GGAGAGACTCGCTCCCCAGAAAGCTGGGAAAACCCCGTTGGACATGGATCAGTTCAGGATGCTCTACTGCACCTGCAAGGTTCCTGGAGTGAAGAAGGACACCATTCGTAACTACTTCAAAACAG TGAGCGAGGGGCCGTGTCCTTCCCACCTGGTGGTGATGTGCCGCGGAcggatttttacttttgatgcACTGTTTGATGGACAGATCCTCAGTCCACCAGAGCTCCTCAG GCAGCTGATCTTCGTGAAGGAGCGCTGTGAAGGAGAGCCAGAAGGAGACGGAGTTTCTGCTCTCACATCCGATGAGCGGACTCGCTGGGCGAAG gcaAGAGAGCATCTAATCAGCATCGATCCGCACAATAAGACGATTCTGGAGACCATTCAGAGCAGCCTGTTTGTCATCTCTCTGGACGAATCCAAACCCTACTCGACTCCAGAGAACTACACAAAT CTGACGGCGGCGGCGCTTACAGGCAACCCGACCATCCGGTGGGGGGATAAATCCTACAACTCAATCGCTTTTGCAGACGGCACTTTTGGATCCACCTGTGAT CACTCACCATATGATGCGATGGTTCTGGTGTCAATGTGTTGGTATCTTGACCAGCAAATCAGAGCTACAGAGGGACAGTGGAAG GGCTCAGACACGGTCAGGCAGATCCCCCTCCCTGAGGAGCTGCTGTTTACTCTGGATGAAAAAGCCTACAGTGACATTCATCATGCCAAACAGCAGTATCTGGAGTCT ACCCAGGACCTTCAGATCGTGTGCTACGCCTTCACAGCTTTTGGAAAGTCAGCCATCAAGCAGAAGAAGTTGCATCCAGACACTTTTATCCAGCTGGCAATGCAGCTAGCTTACCAAAGATTACACAAGAA ACCAGGAAGCTGCTATGAGACGGCAACGACGCGCAGGTTTTACCACGCCAGGACGGAGACTATGCGGCCCTGCACACGGGAGGCTGTGACCTGGTGCAAGGCCATGATGGACCCTGCATGTGAT GCGAACGGCAGGAGGACCGCCATGCTCTCGGCttttaataaacacaacaaactgATGTCCGAGGCTCAAGACGGAAATG GTTTTGACAGACATCTCCTTGGGCTTTATCTCATTGCTAAAGAAGAAGGACGTCCGACCCCTGAGCTGTTCTCTGACCCGCTTTACTCCAGGAG tgGCGGCGGTGGGAACTTTGTGCTGTCGTCCAGTCTGGTGGGCTACACAACAGTAATGGGGGCGGTGGCGCCGATGGTTCACCATGGTTACGGTTTCTTTTACCGCATCAGAGACGACAG
- the crot gene encoding peroxisomal carnitine O-octanoyltransferase isoform X2 translates to MASRLAGTLAERTFQYQNSLPPLPVPLLDGSLSKYLDAVHPFASEAEFNATVEIVRKFREGVGKELHQKLLQRAKERRNWLEEWWLDTAYLEVRIPSQLNVNFGGPGPYLEHFWPPAEGSSLQRTSIITWHTLQYWDLLRTERLAPQKAGKTPLDMDQFRMLYCTCKVPGVKKDTIRNYFKTVSEGPCPSHLVVMCRGRIFTFDALFDGQILSPPELLRQLIFVKERCEGEPEGDGVSALTSDERTRWAKAREHLISIDPHNKTILETIQSSLFVISLDESKPYSTPENYTNLTAAALTGNPTIRWGDKSYNSIAFADGTFGSTCDHSPYDAMVLVSMCWYLDQQIRATEGQWKGSDTVRQIPLPEELLFTLDEKAYSDIHHAKQQYLESTQDLQIVCYAFTAFGKSAIKQKKLHPDTFIQLAMQLAYQRLHKKPGSCYETATTRRFYHARTETMRPCTREAVTWCKAMMDPACDANGRRTAMLSAFNKHNKLMSEAQDGNGFDRHLLGLYLIAKEEGRPTPELFSDPLYSRSGGGGNFVLSSSLVGYTTVMGAVAPMVHHGYGFFYRIRDDSSF, encoded by the exons ATGGCCAGTCGATTGGCAGGTACTCTGGCTGAGCGGACCTTTCAGTACCAGAACAGTTTGCCTCCCCTGCCTGTACCTCTGCTAGACGGAAGCCTTTCTAAGTACCTGGATGCAG TTCATCCGTTTGCATCAGAAGCAGAGTTCAATGCTACAGTGGAGATTGTGAGGAAATTCAGAGAAGGTGTTGGAAAAGAGCTACACCAGAAACTGCTGCAGAGAGCCAAAGAAAGGAGGAACTGG CTGGAGGAGTGGTGGTTAGACACAGCCTACCTGGAGGTCCGAATCCCCTCTCAGCTGAATGTAAACTTTGGAGGTCCTGGGCCGTACTTGGAGCATTTCTGGCCTCCTGCTGAAGGAAGTTCTCTGCAGAGGACCAGTATTATAACATGGCACACGCTGCAGTACTGGGACCTGCTCCGCAC GGAGAGACTCGCTCCCCAGAAAGCTGGGAAAACCCCGTTGGACATGGATCAGTTCAGGATGCTCTACTGCACCTGCAAGGTTCCTGGAGTGAAGAAGGACACCATTCGTAACTACTTCAAAACAG TGAGCGAGGGGCCGTGTCCTTCCCACCTGGTGGTGATGTGCCGCGGAcggatttttacttttgatgcACTGTTTGATGGACAGATCCTCAGTCCACCAGAGCTCCTCAG GCAGCTGATCTTCGTGAAGGAGCGCTGTGAAGGAGAGCCAGAAGGAGACGGAGTTTCTGCTCTCACATCCGATGAGCGGACTCGCTGGGCGAAG gcaAGAGAGCATCTAATCAGCATCGATCCGCACAATAAGACGATTCTGGAGACCATTCAGAGCAGCCTGTTTGTCATCTCTCTGGACGAATCCAAACCCTACTCGACTCCAGAGAACTACACAAAT CTGACGGCGGCGGCGCTTACAGGCAACCCGACCATCCGGTGGGGGGATAAATCCTACAACTCAATCGCTTTTGCAGACGGCACTTTTGGATCCACCTGTGAT CACTCACCATATGATGCGATGGTTCTGGTGTCAATGTGTTGGTATCTTGACCAGCAAATCAGAGCTACAGAGGGACAGTGGAAG GGCTCAGACACGGTCAGGCAGATCCCCCTCCCTGAGGAGCTGCTGTTTACTCTGGATGAAAAAGCCTACAGTGACATTCATCATGCCAAACAGCAGTATCTGGAGTCT ACCCAGGACCTTCAGATCGTGTGCTACGCCTTCACAGCTTTTGGAAAGTCAGCCATCAAGCAGAAGAAGTTGCATCCAGACACTTTTATCCAGCTGGCAATGCAGCTAGCTTACCAAAGATTACACAAGAA ACCAGGAAGCTGCTATGAGACGGCAACGACGCGCAGGTTTTACCACGCCAGGACGGAGACTATGCGGCCCTGCACACGGGAGGCTGTGACCTGGTGCAAGGCCATGATGGACCCTGCATGTGAT GCGAACGGCAGGAGGACCGCCATGCTCTCGGCttttaataaacacaacaaactgATGTCCGAGGCTCAAGACGGAAATG GTTTTGACAGACATCTCCTTGGGCTTTATCTCATTGCTAAAGAAGAAGGACGTCCGACCCCTGAGCTGTTCTCTGACCCGCTTTACTCCAGGAG tgGCGGCGGTGGGAACTTTGTGCTGTCGTCCAGTCTGGTGGGCTACACAACAGTAATGGGGGCGGTGGCGCCGATGGTTCACCATGGTTACGGTTTCTTTTACCGCATCAGAGACGACAG